A genomic window from Aquitalea aquatilis includes:
- the eat gene encoding ethanolamine permease encodes MSSNNHGLARKLGGWQLWGIAVGLVISGEYFGWSYGWAQAGTLGFLLSSIFVAIMYTAFIFSFTELTTAIPHAGGPFAYARRAFGPLGGFIAGFATLCEFVFAPPAIALAIGAYLNVQFPELSAKWIACGAYIVFMALNIVGVSVAAAFELVVTLLAIFELLLFMGVVSPGFSWDNFTHHGWAGSDSFSLSAIGGMFAAIPFAIWFFLAIEGAAMAAEEAKDPSRTIPRAYVAGILTLVALAMGVMIMAGGAGDWSKLANINDPLPQAMKLIVGSNSGWLHMLVWLGLLGLIASFHGIIMGYSRQIFALARAGYLPPLLAVIHPRFKTPHRAIIVGGLVGIAAIFSDDLIQIAGQPLTANIVTLSVFGAIVMYIVSMLALFKLRRSEPALARPFSAPAYPLLPGLALACAVVCLIAMIWYNQLLALIFAGSLAVAYAYYLLTHRQRAAAASDVLLEGSDAARLKPAVASSK; translated from the coding sequence ATGAGCAGCAACAATCATGGCCTGGCACGCAAGCTGGGCGGCTGGCAACTGTGGGGGATCGCCGTCGGGCTGGTGATCTCGGGCGAATATTTCGGCTGGAGCTATGGCTGGGCGCAGGCCGGTACGCTGGGCTTTCTGCTCAGCTCCATCTTCGTGGCCATCATGTACACGGCCTTCATTTTCAGTTTTACCGAGCTGACCACCGCCATTCCGCATGCCGGCGGGCCGTTTGCCTATGCCCGCCGCGCCTTCGGCCCACTGGGCGGTTTTATCGCCGGCTTTGCCACCTTGTGCGAATTCGTGTTTGCCCCGCCGGCCATCGCGCTGGCCATTGGTGCTTATCTGAACGTGCAGTTTCCTGAACTGAGCGCCAAGTGGATTGCCTGCGGTGCCTACATCGTGTTCATGGCGCTGAATATCGTCGGCGTCAGCGTGGCGGCGGCCTTCGAGCTGGTGGTCACCCTGCTGGCCATCTTTGAACTGCTGCTGTTCATGGGCGTGGTATCGCCGGGCTTCAGCTGGGACAACTTCACCCACCACGGCTGGGCCGGCAGCGACAGCTTCAGCCTGAGCGCCATCGGTGGCATGTTTGCCGCCATTCCGTTTGCCATCTGGTTCTTCCTCGCCATCGAAGGCGCTGCCATGGCCGCCGAAGAAGCCAAGGACCCCAGCCGCACCATTCCGCGTGCCTATGTGGCCGGCATTCTCACCCTGGTGGCGCTGGCCATGGGCGTGATGATCATGGCCGGTGGCGCGGGCGACTGGAGCAAGCTGGCCAATATCAACGACCCGCTGCCGCAGGCGATGAAGCTGATCGTGGGCAGTAACAGCGGCTGGCTGCACATGCTGGTATGGCTGGGCCTGTTGGGGCTGATTGCCAGCTTCCACGGCATCATCATGGGCTATTCGCGCCAGATCTTCGCGCTGGCCCGTGCCGGCTACCTGCCGCCGCTGCTGGCGGTGATCCACCCGCGTTTCAAGACGCCGCACCGCGCCATCATCGTTGGCGGCCTCGTCGGCATCGCCGCCATCTTCAGTGACGACCTGATCCAGATCGCAGGCCAGCCGCTGACTGCCAATATCGTCACCCTGTCGGTGTTCGGTGCCATCGTGATGTACATCGTGTCCATGCTGGCGCTGTTCAAGCTGCGCCGCAGCGAACCCGCGCTGGCCCGCCCGTTCAGCGCCCCGGCCTATCCGCTGCTGCCGGGCCTGGCCCTGGCCTGCGCCGTGGTCTGCCTGATTGCCATGATCTGGTACAACCAGCTGCTGGCCCTGATTTTTGCCGGCAGCCTGGCCGTGGCTTATGCCTACTACCTGCTGACCCACCGCCAGCGTGCGGCAGCAGCCAGCGATGTCCTGCTGGAAGGCAGTGATGCCGCACGTCTGAAACCGGCTGTCGCCAGCAGCAAATAA
- a CDS encoding LysE family translocator produces the protein MLEVALLSYVGVMSITPGPNNLMLASSGVNYGFRRTLPHMLGISLGCAAQVFITASLLAWALQWLQAARLPLAVAGCIYLLWLSWKIARSSSPQGVAEGRPMSFIAAALFQWVNPKAWVMVLNAAILFMPADGSQRLSAALLLAVIFAVVNLPCISLWAWLGERLRHLLSAARGLLLFNLSMGLLMAGTAVYLLLDELRHAMPL, from the coding sequence ATGCTGGAAGTCGCCTTGCTGTCCTATGTGGGCGTGATGTCCATCACGCCCGGTCCCAACAATCTGATGCTGGCCAGTTCCGGCGTCAATTACGGTTTTCGTCGCACCCTGCCGCACATGCTGGGTATCAGCCTGGGCTGTGCGGCGCAGGTATTCATCACCGCCAGCCTGCTGGCCTGGGCCTTGCAATGGCTGCAGGCCGCGCGGCTGCCGCTGGCGGTGGCCGGCTGTATCTATCTGCTATGGCTGTCGTGGAAGATTGCCCGCTCCAGCTCGCCGCAAGGCGTGGCCGAGGGCCGGCCGATGAGTTTCATCGCGGCAGCCCTGTTCCAGTGGGTGAATCCCAAGGCCTGGGTGATGGTGCTCAATGCCGCCATTCTGTTCATGCCGGCCGATGGCAGCCAGCGCCTGAGCGCAGCCTTGCTGCTGGCCGTCATCTTTGCCGTGGTCAATCTGCCCTGTATCAGCCTGTGGGCTTGGCTGGGTGAGCGCTTGCGCCACCTGCTGTCTGCGGCGCGTGGCCTGTTGCTGTTCAACCTCAGCATGGGGCTGCTGATGGCCGGCACCGCCGTGTATCTGCTGCTGGATGAGCTGCGCCATGCCATGCCACTCTGA
- the eutC gene encoding ethanolamine ammonia-lyase subunit EutC, with product MNAPLPVSSTLHAGHITEDSWQELASHTVARIALGRVGASLPTRETLRFALAHAQARDAVHTALDQASLLTQLQTLGLPALSARSAAASRAAYLQRPDQGRRLHPDSRAGLLAEPVPACDVLFVIGDGLSARAVASHAVPLIAATLPLLQQQGLQVGPVVIASEARVALADEVGECLQAAMVVMLIGERPGLSSPDSLGIYLTSAPRSGRMDSERNCISNVRPQGLPYPLAAYKLAWLIRAGRSGGTGVALKDGSAAEQGWLDLQTRLAAKTEQAA from the coding sequence ATGAATGCACCATTGCCAGTCAGCAGCACACTGCATGCCGGCCACATTACCGAAGACAGCTGGCAGGAACTGGCCAGCCACACCGTGGCGCGCATTGCGCTGGGCCGGGTGGGGGCCAGCCTGCCCACGCGCGAAACGCTGCGCTTTGCCCTGGCGCACGCCCAGGCGCGCGATGCCGTGCATACCGCGCTGGATCAGGCCAGCCTGCTGACGCAATTGCAAACGCTGGGCCTGCCAGCGCTGTCAGCGCGCAGTGCCGCTGCCAGCCGCGCAGCTTACCTGCAGCGCCCCGACCAGGGCCGCCGGCTGCACCCGGACAGCCGTGCCGGCCTGCTGGCGGAACCGGTACCGGCCTGCGATGTATTGTTCGTGATTGGCGATGGCCTGTCGGCACGCGCCGTGGCCAGCCACGCCGTGCCGCTGATCGCCGCCACCCTGCCCCTGCTGCAGCAACAAGGCTTGCAGGTGGGGCCGGTGGTGATTGCCAGTGAAGCGCGGGTGGCACTGGCCGACGAGGTGGGCGAATGCCTGCAGGCGGCCATGGTGGTGATGCTGATTGGCGAGCGGCCGGGCCTGAGCTCACCGGACAGCCTGGGGATTTATCTCACCAGCGCACCGCGCAGCGGGCGCATGGATTCGGAACGCAACTGCATTTCCAATGTGCGGCCACAAGGCCTGCCCTACCCGCTGGCGGCCTACAAGCTGGCCTGGCTGATCCGTGCTGGCCGCAGCGGCGGCACCGGGGTGGCACTCAAGGACGGCAGCGCGGCGGAACAAGGCTGGCTGGATCTGCAAACCCGGCTGGCTGCGAAGACAGAACAAGCGGCGTGA
- a CDS encoding chemotaxis protein, producing MSDLLKKIDARTKLAGTNKLEILLFSLGHDQRTGRKEIFGINVFKVREVMRTPEITSAPEMPSSVEGMVSLRGSLVPVIDLAKYAGIVTSNKPEIMIVTEYNGKTQGFLVEAVDTILRLDWSAMRVPPDMITNRMAGLVTAVTELEQGTLAMMMDVEKVLAETSLVDDAHHFINIEPIEEERMIFFTDDSAVARKQVQQTLDAMQVKYSFAINGMRAWEELQKMAMQAELSGKRLSETLHLVLTDVEMPEMDGYMLTKLIKSDPRFAGIPVLMHSSLSGSSNQKLGQSVGVDAYVSKFEAQKLSMKLREMLSLAKN from the coding sequence GTGTCAGACCTTCTTAAAAAAATCGATGCCAGAACAAAACTGGCGGGGACCAACAAGCTGGAAATCCTGCTGTTCTCCCTGGGTCACGACCAGCGTACGGGGAGGAAGGAAATTTTCGGCATCAACGTGTTCAAGGTGCGCGAAGTGATGCGCACCCCTGAAATCACGTCCGCCCCGGAAATGCCATCGTCGGTCGAAGGCATGGTCAGCCTGCGCGGCTCGCTGGTGCCGGTGATCGATCTGGCCAAATACGCCGGCATCGTCACCAGCAACAAGCCGGAAATCATGATCGTCACCGAATACAACGGCAAGACGCAGGGCTTTCTGGTGGAGGCGGTGGACACCATTCTGCGCCTGGACTGGTCCGCCATGCGCGTGCCGCCGGACATGATCACCAACCGCATGGCCGGCCTGGTTACCGCCGTCACCGAGCTGGAACAGGGCACGCTGGCCATGATGATGGATGTGGAAAAAGTGCTGGCGGAAACCTCGCTGGTTGACGACGCCCACCACTTCATCAATATCGAACCCATCGAAGAAGAACGCATGATCTTCTTCACCGACGACTCCGCCGTCGCCCGCAAGCAGGTACAGCAAACCCTGGACGCCATGCAGGTGAAGTACAGCTTCGCCATCAACGGCATGCGCGCCTGGGAAGAACTGCAAAAAATGGCCATGCAGGCCGAGCTGTCCGGCAAGCGCCTGTCTGAAACCCTGCATCTGGTGCTGACCGACGTGGAAATGCCGGAAATGGACGGCTACATGCTGACCAAGCTGATCAAGAGCGACCCGCGCTTTGCCGGCATCCCGGTACTGATGCACTCTTCGCTGTCCGGTTCTTCCAACCAGAAGCTGGGCCAGTCGGTGGGTGTCGATGCCTATGTATCCAAGTTCGAAGCCCAGAAGCTGTCGATGAAACTGCGCGAAATGCTCAGCCTGGCAAAAAACTAA
- a CDS encoding ethanolamine ammonia-lyase subunit EutB: protein MSYAITIGPRRYRFDDLKTLLARATPLRSGDQLAGIAASSAEERVAAQMCLADVPLVTFLNELLIPYEQDEISRLIIDSHDAQAFAAIRQLTVGGLRDWLLSDAASSAMLAAVAPGLTPEMVSAVSKLMRNQDLVWVASKCRVITRFRNTQGLPGHMGVRLQPNHPTDDARGIAAAMLDGLLYGAGDAVIGINPASDSPETIHSMLAMMDEVRQRYAIPTQSCVLTHVTSTLELIERGAPVDLVFQSIAGTEKANSGFGINLAVLAEAQQAAQQLGRGTVGDNVMYFETGQGSALSANAHWGVDQQSCEVRAYAVARHFSPLLVNTVVGFIGPEYLYNGKQIIRAGLEDHFCGKLLGLPMGCDICYTNHAEADQDDMDSLLTLLGTAGIHFIIGVPGADDIMLGYQSTSFHDALYLRQLLGLKRAPEFEDWLESMAITRAGRLQAQDRQQALLQLMETF, encoded by the coding sequence ATGTCCTACGCCATCACCATCGGCCCGCGCCGTTACCGCTTTGACGATCTGAAAACCCTGCTGGCCCGCGCCACGCCGCTGCGCTCCGGCGACCAGCTGGCCGGCATTGCCGCCAGCAGCGCCGAAGAGCGGGTAGCCGCACAGATGTGCCTGGCCGACGTGCCGCTGGTGACCTTTCTCAACGAGCTGCTGATTCCTTACGAGCAGGATGAAATCAGCCGCCTGATCATCGACAGCCACGACGCCCAGGCCTTTGCCGCCATCCGCCAGCTGACGGTGGGCGGCCTGCGTGACTGGCTGCTGTCCGATGCCGCCAGCAGCGCCATGCTGGCGGCGGTGGCTCCCGGCCTGACCCCGGAAATGGTGTCCGCCGTCAGCAAGCTGATGCGCAACCAGGACCTTGTGTGGGTGGCCAGCAAATGCCGGGTGATCACCCGCTTTCGCAATACCCAGGGCCTGCCCGGCCACATGGGGGTGCGCCTGCAGCCCAACCACCCCACCGACGACGCCCGCGGCATCGCGGCGGCCATGCTGGACGGCCTGCTGTACGGTGCCGGCGACGCGGTGATCGGCATCAATCCGGCCAGTGACAGCCCGGAAACCATTCACAGCATGCTGGCCATGATGGACGAAGTGCGCCAGCGCTATGCCATCCCCACCCAAAGCTGCGTGCTCACCCACGTCACCAGCACGCTGGAGCTGATCGAGCGCGGCGCGCCGGTGGATCTGGTGTTCCAGTCGATTGCCGGCACGGAAAAAGCCAATAGCGGCTTCGGCATCAATCTGGCAGTGCTGGCCGAGGCACAACAAGCGGCACAGCAACTGGGCCGTGGCACGGTGGGCGACAATGTGATGTATTTCGAAACCGGCCAGGGCAGCGCCTTGTCGGCCAATGCCCACTGGGGCGTGGACCAGCAAAGCTGCGAAGTGCGCGCCTATGCGGTGGCACGGCATTTCTCACCCTTGCTGGTGAACACCGTGGTCGGTTTCATCGGCCCGGAATACCTGTACAACGGCAAGCAGATCATCCGCGCCGGGCTGGAAGACCACTTCTGCGGCAAGCTGCTGGGCCTGCCCATGGGCTGCGACATCTGCTACACCAACCACGCCGAAGCCGACCAGGACGACATGGACAGCCTGCTCACCCTGCTGGGCACGGCCGGCATCCATTTCATCATCGGCGTGCCGGGTGCCGACGACATCATGCTCGGTTACCAGAGCACCTCCTTCCACGACGCGCTCTATCTGCGCCAGTTGCTGGGGCTGAAGCGGGCTCCGGAATTCGAAGACTGGCTGGAGAGCATGGCCATTACCCGCGCAGGCCGCTTGCAGGCGCAAGACCGCCAGCAAGCCCTGCTGCAACTGATGGAGACCTTCTGA
- a CDS encoding PLP-dependent aminotransferase family protein — protein MPSSPQPRSSAVSATLYQQLAEDLSLAIARGTLPPGSRLPSVRRTSQSRQLSLNTVVAAYRVLEDRGLIEARPQSGYYVRARLPSPARSAMMQSSVAKPTENKVLDLIGTVLDAQQTPGFIDLALACPRGSDFYPGNKLARLMGQILRRQPGMVSTYALPPGSERLRVQIARRSMELGMALQAENIILTNGCMEALQLALRAVTKPGDAVGLESPTYFNLLPLFASLGLKAVEIPTDPQHGLSVDAVELLLSEGRISALVAMPNIHNPLGCSMPLEAKKRLARLVNHYQVPLIEDGLYAELQFSDTQAPAAKAFDEDGWIIFCTSYTKTLAPDFRIGWMEGGRFGTALRKLKFASSVAQPMVLSETLGAFLESGGYDHHLRALKRHYAQHVEKVRGLIARHFPAGTRATDPAGGFLIWLELPEACDSVALFHAALAENISIMPGPLYSPGGRYRNAMRLSCCYPLDERYVAALTRVGMLVQQQLALQGG, from the coding sequence ATGCCCAGCTCCCCCCAGCCCCGCAGCAGCGCTGTCAGCGCCACGCTTTACCAGCAACTGGCCGAAGACCTGTCACTGGCGATTGCCCGTGGCACGCTGCCACCCGGCTCGCGCCTGCCTTCGGTGCGCCGCACCTCGCAAAGCCGGCAACTGAGCCTGAATACCGTGGTGGCCGCTTACCGCGTGCTGGAAGACCGTGGGCTGATCGAGGCCCGGCCACAGTCCGGCTACTATGTGCGCGCCCGCCTGCCCTCGCCCGCACGCTCGGCCATGATGCAAAGCAGCGTGGCCAAACCGACCGAGAACAAGGTACTGGACCTGATCGGCACCGTACTGGATGCCCAGCAGACGCCCGGCTTCATCGACCTGGCACTGGCCTGCCCGCGCGGCAGCGACTTCTACCCCGGCAACAAGCTGGCACGGCTGATGGGGCAGATATTGCGGCGCCAGCCCGGCATGGTCAGCACCTATGCCTTGCCGCCCGGCTCGGAACGGCTGCGGGTACAGATTGCCCGCCGCAGCATGGAACTGGGCATGGCCTTGCAGGCGGAAAACATCATTCTCACCAATGGCTGCATGGAGGCATTGCAGCTGGCATTGCGCGCGGTGACCAAGCCGGGGGATGCGGTGGGGCTGGAATCGCCTACCTATTTCAATCTGCTGCCGCTGTTTGCCAGCCTGGGCCTGAAGGCGGTGGAGATTCCCACCGACCCGCAACACGGCCTGTCGGTGGACGCCGTGGAGCTGTTGCTGTCGGAAGGCCGCATCAGCGCGCTGGTGGCCATGCCCAACATTCACAATCCGCTGGGCTGCAGCATGCCGCTGGAAGCCAAGAAGCGGCTGGCGCGGCTGGTGAATCACTATCAGGTGCCGCTGATCGAGGACGGCCTGTATGCCGAGCTGCAGTTCAGCGACACCCAGGCTCCGGCGGCCAAGGCCTTTGACGAAGATGGCTGGATCATCTTCTGCACCAGCTACACCAAGACACTGGCCCCGGATTTCCGCATCGGCTGGATGGAAGGCGGACGCTTTGGCACGGCCTTGCGCAAGCTGAAGTTTGCCTCCTCGGTGGCCCAGCCCATGGTGCTGTCCGAAACACTGGGCGCGTTTCTGGAGTCTGGCGGCTACGACCACCACCTGCGCGCACTCAAGCGCCACTACGCCCAGCATGTGGAAAAGGTACGCGGCCTGATCGCCCGCCATTTCCCGGCGGGCACCCGCGCCACCGACCCTGCCGGTGGCTTTCTGATCTGGCTGGAGCTGCCGGAAGCCTGTGACAGCGTGGCGCTATTCCATGCCGCCCTGGCCGAAAACATCAGCATCATGCCCGGCCCGCTGTATTCACCGGGCGGCCGTTACCGCAATGCCATGCGCCTGTCCTGCTGCTATCCGCTGGACGAGCGCTATGTCGCCGCCCTCACCCGCGTCGGCATGCTGGTGCAGCAACAACTGGCCCTGCAAGGGGGCTGA
- a CDS encoding isochorismatase family protein encodes MSKAALLVIDVQDSFLQRDYWDEAALPPFRARLLALIAGARAAGVPVVYVLHEDGDGPFAAASGLVRPMAWLPDAPDAIFIKHVHNALLESGLQSWLAERSIGKLLVSGIRTEQCCETTTRVASDLGFAVDFVSEATLTFAMRHPLSGRVFSADEIREKTELVLAGRFADIVTVEQALARL; translated from the coding sequence ATGAGCAAGGCAGCCCTGCTGGTAATCGATGTACAGGATTCGTTTTTACAGCGTGACTACTGGGACGAGGCGGCCTTGCCGCCGTTTCGAGCCAGGCTGCTGGCACTGATTGCCGGCGCGCGCGCTGCCGGGGTGCCGGTGGTCTATGTCTTGCACGAGGATGGCGACGGCCCGTTTGCCGCTGCCAGCGGGCTGGTGCGGCCCATGGCGTGGTTGCCGGATGCGCCGGATGCCATCTTCATCAAACACGTGCACAATGCCCTGCTGGAATCCGGCCTGCAGTCCTGGCTGGCCGAGCGTAGCATTGGCAAGCTGCTGGTGTCGGGCATCCGTACCGAGCAGTGCTGCGAAACCACCACCCGCGTGGCATCTGATCTGGGCTTTGCGGTGGATTTTGTCAGCGAGGCCACGCTCACCTTTGCCATGCGTCACCCGCTCAGCGGCAGGGTGTTTAGTGCCGATGAAATCCGCGAAAAAACCGAGCTGGTGCTGGCCGGCCGCTTTGCCGACATCGTCACGGTGGAGCAGGCGCTGGCGCGGCTGTAG
- a CDS encoding chemotaxis protein: MSATDASLLASVDARTKLAGSNKMEILLFSLGTRETFGINVFKVREVSQTPAITKTPNMPFGVQGVLSLRGNIIPVISLASFVDPERGQHKFDTMIVTEFNKSTQAFLVDSVDHIIRVDWDRVRAPENMMMSGSNSSMITAITELEDGKLISILDVEQILASVIGEPRLPDIPQAQLENDQYLFFVDDSVVARKEITSVLEKMGLKFQQATNGREAWDRLQVLAGRSWGEDESLHDYLKIILVDAEMPEMDGYVLTKLIKSDVRFKGIPVIMHSSLSSNANKAMGSSVGVDAYVAKFDPTILSETLMPYLQR, from the coding sequence ATGTCAGCCACAGATGCATCCTTGCTTGCCAGTGTCGATGCCCGTACCAAACTGGCAGGCTCCAACAAAATGGAAATCCTGCTGTTTTCGCTGGGCACGCGCGAAACCTTCGGCATCAATGTGTTCAAGGTGAGGGAAGTCTCGCAGACGCCGGCCATCACCAAAACCCCCAACATGCCGTTCGGGGTGCAGGGTGTGCTGTCCTTGCGCGGCAACATCATCCCGGTGATTTCACTGGCCAGCTTTGTCGACCCCGAACGCGGGCAGCACAAGTTCGATACCATGATCGTCACCGAATTCAACAAGAGCACGCAGGCTTTTCTGGTGGATTCGGTCGACCACATCATCCGTGTCGACTGGGACCGGGTACGCGCGCCGGAAAACATGATGATGAGCGGCAGCAACTCCAGCATGATCACCGCCATTACCGAACTGGAAGACGGCAAGCTGATCTCCATTCTGGATGTGGAACAGATCCTGGCATCGGTCATTGGCGAGCCACGCCTGCCGGACATCCCGCAAGCACAACTGGAGAACGACCAGTACCTGTTCTTCGTCGACGACTCGGTGGTGGCACGCAAGGAAATCACCAGCGTGCTGGAAAAGATGGGCCTCAAATTCCAGCAGGCCACCAATGGCCGCGAAGCCTGGGATCGCCTGCAAGTACTGGCTGGCCGCAGCTGGGGTGAGGACGAATCGCTGCACGACTATCTGAAGATCATTCTGGTGGATGCGGAAATGCCGGAAATGGACGGTTATGTGCTGACCAAGCTGATCAAGTCTGATGTCCGCTTCAAAGGCATTCCGGTCATCATGCACTCCTCGCTCTCCTCCAACGCCAACAAGGCAATGGGTTCCAGCGTGGGGGTGGATGCCTATGTGGCCAAATTCGACCCCACCATCTTGTCAGAAACCCTGATGCCTTACCTGCAAAGGTAA
- the cheY gene encoding chemotaxis response regulator CheY has translation MVDKNIKFLVVDDFSTMRRIVRNLLKELGFTNIDEAEDGQVALHKLKSQNFDFIVSDWNMPNMTGIELLKAVRADQQIKHLPFMMITAEAKRENIVEAAMAGASGYIVKPFTAATLEEKMNKIFQTMNK, from the coding sequence ATGGTGGACAAGAATATCAAATTCCTGGTGGTCGATGATTTTTCAACCATGAGAAGAATTGTTCGCAATCTGTTGAAAGAGTTGGGATTTACCAATATTGATGAAGCCGAAGACGGCCAGGTGGCCTTGCACAAGCTGAAAAGCCAGAACTTCGACTTCATCGTTTCCGACTGGAACATGCCAAACATGACCGGCATCGAGCTACTGAAGGCGGTACGTGCCGACCAGCAGATCAAGCACCTGCCCTTCATGATGATTACTGCCGAAGCCAAGCGGGAAAACATTGTCGAAGCGGCCATGGCCGGTGCCAGCGGCTACATCGTCAAACCTTTTACCGCCGCAACGCTGGAAGAAAAG
- a CDS encoding helix-turn-helix domain-containing protein: MVPLGHGISLQFVTRLAEDAADQAAFISGWQQDYAQISCGRFAGRLDELCLGRLQVFREYSARETFQLCQPWPGAIWFGIPAPGSGERLRFHGRSVPPAAVLVAMGGSDFSLRTPDDFTIYGVVLEQAVLQQRHLQLFGREMPARWLQTAAVQLPQASHLALCSQLGELLALARETPDRIGRQLLLDCSADALLLAMAQALPATVAGRDSSSQRHWQWVEQARQRALHPAARQLTVEDLCRELHVTRRTLQNGFQQVTAMSPLPFLRALRLNQVRRLLRAPQGAADSIQQLAEDWGFATPSHFSYDYRRLFGETPSQTRQRPHG, from the coding sequence ATGGTGCCGCTGGGACATGGAATATCGCTGCAGTTCGTTACCCGACTGGCAGAAGACGCCGCCGATCAGGCCGCCTTCATCAGTGGCTGGCAGCAGGATTACGCGCAGATTTCCTGCGGGCGTTTTGCCGGCCGGCTGGATGAACTCTGTCTGGGGCGCTTGCAGGTGTTTCGCGAATACTCGGCCCGGGAAACCTTTCAGCTGTGCCAACCATGGCCGGGGGCGATCTGGTTTGGCATTCCGGCACCGGGCAGTGGCGAGCGGCTGCGTTTTCATGGCCGCAGCGTGCCGCCCGCTGCGGTGCTGGTGGCGATGGGTGGCAGCGATTTTTCATTGCGCACACCGGATGACTTCACCATCTACGGCGTGGTGCTGGAACAGGCGGTGCTGCAGCAGCGACATTTGCAATTGTTTGGCCGGGAAATGCCGGCGCGCTGGCTGCAAACCGCCGCCGTGCAGCTGCCGCAGGCCAGTCATCTGGCACTGTGCAGCCAGTTGGGCGAGCTGCTGGCGCTGGCGCGGGAGACACCGGACCGCATAGGACGGCAGCTACTGCTGGATTGCTCGGCCGATGCGCTGCTGCTGGCCATGGCGCAGGCCTTGCCGGCCACGGTGGCCGGGCGCGACAGCAGCAGCCAGCGGCACTGGCAATGGGTGGAACAGGCGCGGCAGCGTGCCTTGCACCCGGCCGCGCGGCAGTTGACGGTGGAAGATTTGTGCCGCGAATTGCACGTGACCCGGCGTACGCTGCAAAACGGTTTTCAGCAAGTGACCGCCATGAGCCCGCTGCCCTTCTTGCGCGCCTTGCGGCTGAACCAGGTGCGCCGCCTGCTGCGTGCGCCGCAGGGGGCGGCCGACAGCATCCAGCAACTGGCCGAGGACTGGGGCTTTGCCACGCCCAGCCACTTCAGTTACGACTACCGCCGGCTGTTTGGCGAAACGCCCAGCCAGACCCGGCAGCGGCCACACGGCTGA
- a CDS encoding EamA family transporter, producing MPLKDVLQALAIVLIWGVNFVVIKYGVADVPPLLLGALRFMLAAFPAVLLVRRPSLPWGWVVAYGLCVGFGQFAFLFSAIKLGMPAGLASVVLQSQAFFTLILAGLMLHERWQAAQILGLLCACAGLALIGLAKGGSMTAIGFGLTLAAAVCWASSNIIVRLMGKAGHTVQPLNLVVWSSLVPPLPYLAMSWWLEGPARMELALRHFSAGSFLAVAYLSFMATLLGYGMWSRLLSRHPANKVAPFSLLVPVVGVLTSALLLGERLSLLQAAGSVMLLAGLVVNVFGGMVLARWRRGAVIHGA from the coding sequence ATGCCCTTGAAGGATGTTTTGCAGGCGCTGGCCATCGTGCTGATCTGGGGCGTCAATTTCGTGGTGATCAAGTACGGCGTGGCTGATGTGCCACCCTTGTTGCTAGGGGCGCTGCGCTTCATGCTGGCGGCTTTTCCTGCCGTGCTGCTGGTGCGCCGGCCCAGCCTGCCCTGGGGCTGGGTGGTGGCTTATGGCTTGTGCGTGGGCTTTGGCCAGTTTGCCTTCCTGTTTTCCGCCATCAAGCTGGGCATGCCGGCTGGCCTCGCCTCGGTGGTGCTGCAATCGCAGGCATTCTTTACCCTGATTCTGGCCGGGCTGATGCTGCATGAGCGCTGGCAGGCGGCGCAGATTCTGGGCCTGTTGTGTGCCTGTGCTGGCCTCGCGCTGATTGGCCTGGCCAAGGGCGGCAGCATGACCGCCATCGGCTTTGGCCTGACGCTGGCTGCGGCAGTCTGCTGGGCTTCGTCCAACATCATCGTGCGGCTGATGGGCAAGGCCGGCCACACGGTGCAGCCATTAAACCTGGTGGTGTGGTCCAGCCTGGTGCCGCCGCTGCCTTATCTGGCCATGTCGTGGTGGCTGGAAGGGCCGGCGCGCATGGAGCTGGCGCTGCGCCATTTCTCGGCGGGTTCATTCCTGGCGGTCGCCTATCTTTCCTTCATGGCCACGCTGCTGGGCTATGGCATGTGGAGCCGTCTGCTCAGCCGCCATCCGGCCAACAAGGTGGCGCCGTTTTCCCTGCTGGTGCCGGTGGTGGGGGTGCTTACCTCGGCTCTGCTGCTGGGGGAGCGACTCAGCCTGTTGCAGGCCGCAGGCAGCGTGATGTTGCTGGCGGGTCTGGTGGTGAACGTGTTTGGCGGCATGGTGCTGGCGCGCTGGCGGCGCGGGGCGGTGATCCATGGCGCGTGA